A portion of the Candidatus Bathyarchaeia archaeon genome contains these proteins:
- a CDS encoding 3-hydroxyacyl-CoA dehydrogenase family protein — MEVKTIAVLGAGLMGHGIAQVAAQVGKYEVYLRDVEQRFLENGMNMIRSSLQKFLSKGQITETELNETLARIHPTTDLKEAVSRAELIIEAVPENAELKKAVFREVDALAPPHAVIASNTSSISITELASATNRPEKVCGMHFFNPPQLMKLVEVVRGAKTSDETVQTVLEVAHRMQKETVLVKKDCPGFIVNRILIPALNEAVALYWEGVADRDDIDKAIRLGLNWPMGPLMLLDYIGADTTLAIAEVLQRELDQKFQPHPGLKLMVRANLLGRKTGKGFYDWTQK; from the coding sequence TTGGAAGTTAAAACAATTGCGGTTTTGGGTGCCGGTTTAATGGGACATGGAATTGCACAGGTAGCCGCGCAGGTTGGCAAATACGAAGTTTACTTGCGGGATGTGGAGCAACGTTTCCTCGAAAACGGGATGAACATGATCCGCAGCAGCCTACAAAAGTTTCTAAGTAAGGGGCAGATCACCGAAACTGAACTAAACGAAACCCTTGCCCGCATACACCCAACAACAGACCTTAAGGAAGCCGTTTCAAGGGCAGAATTGATTATCGAAGCAGTTCCGGAAAACGCAGAGCTGAAAAAGGCAGTTTTCCGCGAGGTAGACGCTTTGGCTCCCCCTCACGCCGTCATCGCGTCCAACACCTCATCTATAAGCATAACGGAACTCGCCTCAGCCACAAATCGCCCCGAAAAAGTTTGTGGAATGCACTTCTTCAACCCACCGCAGCTCATGAAGCTGGTTGAGGTGGTGAGGGGTGCGAAAACCTCAGATGAAACAGTGCAAACAGTTTTAGAGGTTGCCCATCGAATGCAAAAGGAAACGGTTCTGGTTAAGAAGGATTGCCCGGGCTTCATTGTAAACCGCATACTCATACCAGCCCTAAACGAGGCTGTAGCCCTATACTGGGAAGGTGTAGCCGACAGGGATGACATCGACAAAGCCATAAGGCTGGGATTAAATTGGCCCATGGGCCCCTTAATGCTGTTGGATTACATTGGAGCTGACACAACCTTGGCTATAGCTGAAGTTCTCCAGAGAGAGCTGGACCAGAAGTTTCAGCCGCATCCGGGCTTAAAGCTGATGGTCAGAGCTAATCTTCTCGGAAGAAAAACAGGGAAAGGCTTCTACGACTGGACACAAAAATAG
- the iorA gene encoding indolepyruvate ferredoxin oxidoreductase subunit alpha: protein MPDPKTLLENKPGKRALLLGNEAIARGILEAGIGVVTTYPGTPASEIGDAVSAIAREAGVYMEYSVNEIVAVEVAGGAANCGVRALSAMKHVGLNVAADALTTLAYVGVRGGMVVVAADDPECYSSQNEQDSRFYAWFSNIPCLEPSNPQEAKDMVAYAVEISEKLELPVILRTTTRVSHTRAPVVFGKLVKLNLKGEFVRDAKRLVMVPANSRPRHDVLLQKMEKAREMAEASPYNLIARRGKNREYGVISSSSAYNYTMEAIELLGLDADILKLGMTHPLPERMIGQFLREHDKVIVVEELEPYLELHVKAIAKDQAPETEVYGKIGRQYFPRSGELSPRRVLEGLSAITGRKALVNFENLDKRYAEVVRELPPRPPVLCPGCPHRASFYAIRKVAGEKAVYPTDIGCYALGYAPPLNVGDILICMGSGVGTAQGISKATEAPTIAIIGDSTFFHAGVPRLLNAIYNKHRIVVAVLDNMTTAMTGHQPHPGTGLTGMQTATEPIAIEKVAEGCGVKLVKVVNPFNFKEAENTLKEALDFPETSLIVFRAPCALLLLREKRRKDLEIVPLKVSGKCTNCLACIKLLGCPAITLTENKTVAINENLCVGCGLCAYICPYKAIEPAKQCRGGNA, encoded by the coding sequence ATGCCCGATCCAAAGACCTTGTTAGAAAATAAGCCTGGAAAACGAGCGTTGCTGCTTGGTAATGAGGCCATCGCCCGCGGGATCCTAGAGGCCGGCATAGGAGTGGTTACAACTTACCCGGGAACTCCGGCTTCTGAAATTGGCGACGCTGTTTCGGCTATAGCCCGAGAAGCCGGCGTTTACATGGAGTATTCCGTCAATGAGATTGTGGCTGTTGAGGTGGCTGGTGGGGCTGCGAATTGTGGGGTTAGGGCGCTTTCAGCCATGAAGCATGTGGGTTTGAATGTGGCTGCAGACGCCTTGACGACTCTCGCCTATGTGGGTGTTAGGGGCGGAATGGTTGTCGTGGCAGCGGATGACCCGGAATGCTATAGTTCACAAAATGAGCAGGACAGCAGATTTTACGCTTGGTTTTCAAACATTCCATGCCTTGAGCCGTCAAACCCACAAGAAGCCAAGGATATGGTGGCTTACGCTGTGGAAATCTCTGAAAAACTTGAGTTGCCAGTTATATTGCGGACAACGACAAGGGTTAGCCACACAAGGGCGCCCGTTGTTTTTGGGAAACTTGTAAAGCTAAACTTGAAGGGCGAATTTGTTCGGGATGCCAAACGCCTAGTTATGGTTCCAGCCAATTCAAGACCAAGACATGATGTGCTATTACAGAAGATGGAGAAGGCAAGGGAAATGGCTGAAGCTTCACCTTACAATCTAATAGCCCGCAGAGGCAAAAACAGGGAGTATGGGGTAATCTCGTCAAGTTCAGCCTACAATTATACTATGGAAGCCATTGAACTTTTGGGATTAGATGCTGACATCCTAAAGCTCGGCATGACTCACCCGCTGCCCGAAAGGATGATTGGACAGTTTCTGAGGGAACATGACAAGGTAATAGTCGTTGAGGAGCTCGAGCCCTACCTCGAACTTCATGTTAAGGCAATAGCCAAAGACCAAGCGCCAGAAACAGAGGTTTATGGAAAAATTGGACGCCAGTATTTCCCAAGATCCGGTGAACTTTCACCCCGCCGAGTTCTAGAGGGCTTGTCAGCGATAACCGGGAGGAAAGCGCTTGTGAACTTTGAGAACTTGGATAAGCGGTATGCAGAAGTTGTCAGAGAGCTTCCTCCAAGACCACCCGTTCTGTGTCCAGGATGCCCCCACAGAGCATCCTTCTACGCAATCAGGAAGGTCGCAGGCGAAAAAGCCGTTTATCCCACTGACATCGGCTGCTATGCTTTGGGTTATGCTCCGCCCCTAAACGTTGGCGACATCCTAATCTGCATGGGATCCGGAGTGGGTACGGCTCAGGGAATAAGCAAAGCAACGGAGGCGCCCACAATCGCCATAATCGGAGACTCCACATTCTTCCATGCGGGAGTGCCGAGACTACTGAACGCCATTTATAACAAGCATCGAATCGTGGTTGCAGTTTTAGACAACATGACAACAGCCATGACCGGACACCAGCCGCATCCTGGCACGGGTTTAACTGGCATGCAAACAGCCACCGAGCCAATAGCCATCGAGAAAGTGGCTGAGGGTTGCGGTGTCAAACTCGTCAAAGTTGTTAACCCCTTCAATTTCAAAGAGGCAGAGAACACACTAAAAGAGGCTTTAGATTTCCCAGAAACATCGCTGATCGTCTTCAGAGCGCCGTGCGCTCTGCTGCTTCTGAGGGAGAAGAGGCGCAAAGACTTGGAAATTGTCCCCTTAAAGGTTAGCGGAAAATGCACGAACTGCCTAGCATGTATCAAGCTTTTAGGGTGTCCAGCCATAACCTTAACGGAAAACAAAACCGTTGCCATAAATGAGAACCTATGCGTAGGCTGCGGGCTTTGCGCCTACATTTGTCCATATAAAGCCATAGAGCCGGCAAAACAATGCAGAGGAGGAAATGCATGA
- a CDS encoding enoyl-CoA hydratase-related protein — protein sequence MEFKYILFEKSEGVATITINRPETLNAFNVDVICEILQALEDVKADESVRVVVLTGAGEKAFSAGADIKAMKGMSPLKARELSQMGEKLCNALENLEKPVIAAINGYALGGGLEVAMACDARIASENAKMGQTEMNIGLIPGWGGTQRLPRLIGLTKAKELIFTGKMIDAKTAEQLGLVNMVVPQEKFRETVRQFALELAQKAPVALKLAKALINKGAEINLDAAIALEREGFSVVASTEDFQEGVSAFTEKRKPIFRGR from the coding sequence TTGGAGTTCAAGTATATCTTATTCGAGAAAAGCGAGGGCGTTGCCACAATAACCATCAACAGGCCGGAGACCCTCAACGCTTTCAACGTTGACGTGATATGTGAGATTCTGCAGGCCCTTGAGGATGTGAAGGCCGACGAGAGCGTGCGGGTTGTCGTCCTGACCGGCGCGGGTGAAAAGGCGTTTTCAGCTGGAGCTGACATTAAAGCCATGAAGGGAATGAGTCCCCTAAAGGCACGGGAACTTTCCCAGATGGGTGAAAAACTCTGCAACGCCCTTGAAAACCTTGAAAAGCCAGTTATAGCAGCCATAAACGGCTACGCACTTGGCGGAGGGCTAGAGGTGGCAATGGCATGCGACGCCCGTATAGCCTCAGAAAACGCGAAGATGGGGCAGACGGAAATGAACATAGGCTTGATTCCGGGTTGGGGTGGAACCCAAAGGCTCCCCCGTTTAATAGGCTTGACTAAGGCTAAGGAGCTCATATTCACTGGCAAAATGATTGACGCTAAAACAGCGGAGCAACTTGGACTCGTGAACATGGTTGTCCCCCAGGAAAAGTTTAGGGAGACTGTGCGACAATTCGCCTTGGAACTCGCCCAAAAGGCTCCAGTAGCCCTCAAATTGGCGAAAGCCTTGATAAACAAGGGCGCCGAAATAAACCTTGACGCCGCCATAGCCCTCGAAAGGGAAGGTTTCAGCGTAGTAGCCTCCACAGAAGACTTTCAAGAGGGAGTTTCAGCCTTCACTGAAAAACGGAAGCCAATATTTAGGGGAAGGTAG
- a CDS encoding DMT family transporter — MALTRSHLLLVLTCFGFSFVLIFSTILKNMEVSSLQQVLFRIILASPLILLLIKGKIKLEKRDMPYFAATGLAFSAFLFSALSSIVFGCPVAVTTALVYTQPFHTAALSALSGREKMNAKKIAVIAVGVVGIFLVSGALTEPISSLNVSGLFLALLAGFFYALYLYLKRMLKVGYTPLQGLFNTFLFAVPCTLFLGLILRTFTVNPNFVGFSMPNAEQFAILFLFASFSTALPYGSLNHVKPREVSPTTEGMILLLDPVLHNLWAVLILRQYVAPVRYAGVGLILASAAAMLRMKG; from the coding sequence TTGGCCCTTACAAGAAGCCACCTTCTACTTGTTTTAACGTGCTTCGGTTTCAGCTTTGTCCTAATCTTCTCGACGATTCTGAAAAACATGGAAGTTTCAAGTCTGCAGCAGGTTTTGTTCCGCATAATTTTAGCCTCTCCATTGATCCTTCTCTTGATTAAGGGGAAAATTAAACTTGAGAAGAGGGACATGCCATACTTTGCCGCAACCGGCCTAGCTTTCTCAGCTTTCCTTTTCTCCGCACTATCCTCAATAGTTTTCGGCTGTCCAGTAGCCGTGACCACAGCCCTAGTTTATACGCAGCCTTTCCACACTGCGGCGTTATCCGCGTTGTCGGGGAGAGAGAAAATGAATGCAAAGAAGATCGCGGTGATCGCCGTGGGGGTTGTAGGCATCTTTCTTGTAAGCGGGGCTCTAACCGAGCCCATTTCAAGCCTCAATGTTTCCGGTCTATTTCTTGCTTTGCTTGCCGGTTTCTTCTATGCCCTCTACTTGTACCTTAAAAGGATGCTGAAAGTGGGATATACGCCCCTTCAAGGATTGTTTAACACTTTTTTATTTGCTGTTCCATGCACGTTGTTTTTGGGTCTTATTTTGAGAACTTTCACAGTAAACCCCAATTTTGTTGGCTTTTCAATGCCAAACGCTGAACAATTCGCCATACTATTCTTGTTTGCGTCTTTTAGCACAGCCTTGCCCTATGGATCCTTGAATCATGTCAAGCCAAGGGAGGTTTCGCCGACAACGGAGGGGATGATACTGCTCTTAGACCCCGTGCTCCACAACCTATGGGCTGTATTGATTCTTCGGCAGTATGTTGCTCCGGTGCGTTATGCGGGCGTGGGGCTGATTCTGGCAAGTGCTGCAGCCATGTTGAGAATGAAAGGTTGA
- a CDS encoding ERCC4 domain-containing protein: MSGAESLLPYLKEKGDEQEPTIIVDSREASSAEKIVKGLRERGVNVKIEPLEKGDYILSDVCAVERKRVQDFVYTLTHRYLFEQLFKLKEAYPKALILLEGYMPIIYKFSRIKPEAVWGALFNLAKNGIAIVNTTSHKETVDFLYIAARQEQIVEKRVPTVHPVKKCETLEDAQIFFVASLPNIGREKAIAILKSYKTPLNAFLNVDDWPKTVYGLGPKISGKVKEVLNTPFKG; this comes from the coding sequence ATGTCCGGAGCCGAGTCACTGCTGCCATACTTGAAGGAGAAGGGGGACGAGCAGGAGCCAACAATCATCGTTGATAGCCGCGAGGCCAGCAGTGCCGAAAAAATTGTTAAGGGGCTTAGGGAGCGCGGTGTAAACGTTAAAATTGAGCCTTTGGAGAAGGGGGATTATATTCTCTCTGATGTGTGTGCGGTTGAACGGAAGAGGGTTCAAGACTTTGTATATACGCTTACCCACCGCTACCTATTTGAGCAGCTTTTTAAGCTCAAGGAAGCCTATCCAAAGGCGCTGATTCTCCTTGAGGGCTACATGCCAATAATCTACAAGTTTAGTAGGATTAAACCCGAAGCCGTTTGGGGCGCCCTGTTCAATTTGGCGAAGAACGGCATCGCCATAGTAAACACAACGTCCCACAAGGAGACCGTGGATTTCCTCTATATAGCCGCCCGTCAGGAGCAGATTGTCGAGAAACGTGTTCCCACGGTGCATCCCGTTAAGAAATGCGAAACTTTGGAGGATGCCCAAATCTTTTTTGTGGCAAGTTTGCCCAACATTGGAAGGGAAAAAGCCATAGCAATTCTTAAATCCTATAAAACACCTTTAAACGCGTTCCTAAATGTTGACGACTGGCCCAAAACTGTCTATGGGCTTGGCCCAAAAATAAGCGGCAAGGTTAAAGAAGTGTTAAACACGCCGTTTAAGGGGTGA
- the iorB gene encoding indolepyruvate ferredoxin oxidoreductase subunit beta — protein MKAFNMVLAGVGGQGILLAAEILGTAAIKERLDVRVSEVHGMAQRGGAVVSMVRIGENVLSPLVLDGNADVILGFEPMETLRNAKYASEKTLIIMGDEQISPPALTLRGESYPRIDEILEKLKRFSKNVIMVEALRLAKEAGSSLVQNVVLLGALIATGKTPIKKESLVEALKELVPAKYLDMNMKAFELGYQYVKNLGS, from the coding sequence ATGAAAGCATTTAACATGGTTCTAGCAGGGGTGGGTGGGCAAGGCATCCTCTTAGCCGCAGAAATTTTGGGGACAGCCGCCATCAAAGAGAGGTTGGATGTCCGTGTAAGCGAAGTTCACGGCATGGCTCAAAGGGGCGGTGCTGTTGTCTCCATGGTGAGAATAGGCGAAAACGTTTTGTCTCCACTAGTCTTGGATGGAAACGCTGATGTTATTCTTGGATTCGAACCAATGGAAACTTTGAGGAACGCCAAGTACGCCTCGGAGAAAACCCTAATAATCATGGGGGATGAGCAGATTTCGCCTCCAGCGCTCACGTTGAGGGGTGAAAGCTATCCAAGGATTGACGAAATTCTTGAGAAGCTTAAGCGCTTTTCTAAAAACGTCATCATGGTTGAGGCTTTAAGACTCGCCAAGGAAGCTGGAAGCTCCTTAGTGCAGAATGTTGTCTTGCTTGGAGCTCTGATCGCCACTGGTAAAACACCCATCAAAAAGGAGAGTCTCGTTGAAGCTTTAAAGGAGCTTGTTCCGGCAAAATATTTAGACATGAATATGAAAGCCTTTGAGCTTGGCTATCAATACGTCAAAAATCTTGGCTCCTAA